The Rhinolophus ferrumequinum isolate MPI-CBG mRhiFer1 chromosome 21, mRhiFer1_v1.p, whole genome shotgun sequence region AACGCGGTCATCGCCATGCGCGATGGCAAGCTGTGTTTGATGTGGCGCGTGGGCAACCTCCGGAAAAGCCATCTGGTGGAAGCTCACGTGCGGGCGCAGCTCCTCAAATCCAGAATCACTTCGGAAGGGGAGTACATCCCCCTGGATCAAATAGATATCAACGTCGGGTTTGACAGTGGGATTGACCGCATATTCCTGGTGTCCCCAATCACCATCGTCCACGAAATAGATGAAGACAGCCCTTTATACGATTTGAGTAAGCAGGACGTCGATAATGCGGACTTTGAAATTGTGGTGATTCTGGAAGGCATGGTGGAAGCCACCGCCATGACGACACAGTGCCGCAGCTCGTACCTGGCCAACGAAATCCTTTGGGGCCACCGCTACGAGCCTGTACTCTTTGAAGAGAAGCATTACTACAAAGTGGACTACTCGAGGTTCCACAAGACTTACGAAGTCCCCAACACCCCGCTTTGTAGTGCCAGAGACTtagcagaaaagaaatatatcctCTCAAATGCGAATTCATTTTGCTATGAAAATGAAGTTGCCCTCACAAGCAAAGAGGAAGATGACAGTGAAAATGGGGTTCCCGAAAGCACGAGTACGGACACACCCCCTGACATTGACCTTCACAACCAGGCAAGTGTACCTCTAGAGCCCAGACCCTTACGGCGAGAATCGGAGATATGACTGGTTCCTTCTCTGGGATATTTGCTTTACAACACAGCCTGTTGGTCAAAGGCCCAAAACACTTATTCAGACGACGGTACTGGTGAAGAGCTGGGTCAAGGCAAGTGGCCACAAGGGACCGAGGCTAGCACAATGGTTTCAGAGAAAGACTCTAAGCTCCGAGATTAATGCAAAGCACTAAACATGCCTCCCCGTGACCCAATGGCACATATATGTTGTAGAATAAGTTAtggggttattatttttttttttatgttttgttttgtgttttttacaaaactTGAACTTGCAGGCAAGCCTTGGTTGGGTGTTTGACTTATCCAGAATGCTTCTCTTTAGGGAACAAGGATGTTTTTAATGGCATAACAAAGGCAAGACTCTGCCTTAATTTTGAAAAGCTGCTAACTACATGACCACGAATTGTATTTTTGTTGCCGTgtagtttttctttcctgtaatttAAAAGTCAGTGTTGAACTTTGTTGAAAGCTCATGATATGTGCTTCAAAGTGGCAAGTATTTGGCTGTTAACTGCCAACACGAGAGCCTGATTTTTTGAGGCCAGTAATTTGTTTGCTAGaattgattctctctctctctctctctctctctctctctctctctctctcgttacATAAGGGCATTATGTAACAATAGCCAAATGGTAGcctctgggttgttttttttttttttccttcatgatgtTAATGAGTTATCTCAAATTTTAAGTTAGACTACCTAAAGTAAATACCAAAGATAATGCACATTTTTGCACAGTGGAGCTTatactaaaaaggaaaagaagctcCCCGGCTGCCTTGAAATCAAGAGACAATAACTTTGAACCTCACCAAGACCTTGAACTGCCCTCTCCTTTTGCACCTTATTCAGAAAATAGGATATCATACACGCCGAGTCCAGTTAAGTgcagtgctttttaaattttgttctttcacGTAACTTTTGTATtataagaggaagaagaaagggaaagtaaaattcgcacacccacacacacacacacacataataaaaatctttcctgCAAGGTAGTGCTGGCCAGGCTAACGCATAAGTTGAGAGATAGTGACATGCTCTCAGCTTTTTCTGGGTTTTCTCTCTTTTGCACATTCCAAAATTTATTCCATAAGGTAAGGCCTTGGTTGAATTTAGTCAGCATCCTCAGAACTGAGCCATCCAACATGGAAGATAACTGGGTTTAAACCCTTGCAGTTGAATTTGTTTCCCTGACTCCCAGGACATTTCCCGATTGATTTTGCCTTAGAAAAGATGCCACGCCAGACCTCTAGACTGGTTATTCTGATCAGTCTGTCTGGAGTGAGCCCTGCAGTGTCTGAGAGGGCTGCAAATGCCAACGTGGGGGAGGTGGCTCGATGGGCACAAGCCTCTTTGACGTCAACTCAAGTATTCAGGAGCGAGAGgaaagttactgttttttttttttttaaaaaaatattagagggTAGGAATGAAAATGTCTTAGTATTTTAGGGTCAACGAGAGTCATACAAAATACAACACAATCATAAGTGAAGGAGATAATGGTCTAAAAGGGTTAGTTCCCATTTCTGTATGCACACTCTTGATTGAATCTGAGTTGATCCCTGTCACCTGTGGACCCCTAGCGTAGGTGACTGAAGGACATGTTATTTTCCATACGCCTCTCCTGCCAGGCTGCCTGACTTgctaaaaacaatgatttttctcCCCCAACTCTAGCTCAGTAATGAAGCTCTGTTTTGGTTTAACGTTCCCTATTTGTGAATTCTGGGGttactgacttttctttttaatgggagTCTCAAAATCAACTCTCTTATGGTATTATATCCCAGTATGCCATTAAAAAACAGCTTGTTCTAGAATCCTGTATTTCGTGACTCAATGTTTGTGATGGTCTCTTGAACAGCCATAGCTGAATGCAGTGCCTGCAACAATATCACCGTTTCTGCTGTTGTCAGCCTTCAGAGTCGATGGGTTTGCAAACTGTGGCGTTACTTTCATTGAAACTGTGATAGAGATGTGAAGCAAGTGGATGCTGTTCTAAATCCAAATTGCAAAGCAGGTTTGGGAAGTTGTTTAGAGAGTTGGTGGTATTGGGATTGAGTGGACGAGAGAATCAACAAAAGACGCAACGGTTTGGCCGTTGACAGTAAGAGGATACCAAGGGCTTCAGCTGCTgctattttgatattttgcaaaggaaaataatcaCACCAAAGAGTATTCAGTgatatgtaaattaaatgaagATATGGTGGACAAATTGGGGTGACCCCAGAGAAGCCTCCTCCCAAACACACAGTGCTGCCACTTAAAAAGACGAGATCATTGAAAAGGGGCGGGTACGGGGGGCAGGAATGAGGGAGGGAAATCTTTCAACTTCTttctgtaaaagagaaaaaaaaaattctaaaatttctggtgcacaggtttgtttgtttgtttttccaagaaAATTTTGCAGaagctatgtttttaaaatgtacattttataaagtttatcagatattttcatatttaaagccAAATGTAAATAGAAGTctgtaaaggaaacaaaattgcCATAGAAAAAGTATAATTTCAGTGCAGCGATTTCTGAGAGCTAGTACCTATATGCTACCGGTTAGCATggttttagcaaatatttaccaGCCTTATAAGGTTTGTATGGCTATGttcttctgttatttatttcagCATGGACTGTTCATTTGAAAGCTTTTTCTAGTTATTAGTATTTTAACAGTTACAAGCTTTAAATggctgtatttttgtttttgtgggttttttttttttttttttgtcaagagCCAAGACACAGGTAATGCACAACATTTTTTTGCTGCATTTTACCTTCAAAACATTTGTCCTTATTGACTGGGTCTCCTTAATTAGTGCACACgtcattaaaatgcagattgaaGAGACTCACCCACCGTGAATGTCTATTCCTGGACACATGTTGCTTCTCTGTTGCAAGCAAACCCCCCAGTTGGATTTACTTAGGATTTATTCCCTTTTAAAGAATCTTTTGCCCATGTCCAGCTGGGCATTATATTTTGGGGAGGAGGCATAGAATCCTGGttatcttgtttttaaataaaaagtagacaAAGTGAATTCTATTTTGATTATTGAAAAAGGAATAGTTTTCTATCACTTTAAGCAGATACTTGAATCCGACATTTTTTAAGAATGTCGCTATAGCACTGTAGTCATTTCCAAATTCCTGGAGAAagtttgttttaccttttttaaaaattcgaTTAATGCATTATGTCTTCGTTTCCTTTCTTCCCTACAAACTCCCATCCCAAACCTTGATGTTTATTTGATGGGTTTGTATCTTCCAAATTATGTCGTCCTTGCAAATAACAAATGTCTGTTCATATTTTATCATAAGCCACTCAGTAAAGACAAAAAGCTTGTTCTGAGAAGTAGAGTGAGTCGTTTTTCACTCTGTGTCTAATAATattaaggtggaaaaaaaaaagtgttgcacAGTCTTGTCCCCAATCCCAACCAGGATCTCTTTTCTAGTGACGTTGGGTTTCAGCTCTGGGCTCTGGCGAATTGAACAATCCCGGCCTTTGACAATCGTGAGAGTTATTATTTTCCCGTTTGCCGTCCTTTTGTACCTAAAGTCTTCCTATTGTACTGCACAAACTATGgattgtacatatttttatatattatgtcttattttattatttctaaataaaaaattaaacattgaaaacaaatcGGTGCAAGATCTTTGGGCTTCCTGTCTGCTTGTGTAAAATCACTGagatataaagcaaatgttcCCAAACAATAGGACAGAAACCCTGGTGATCTGGATGAATAGAGCCATAGAAACTGCCTCAACAGGCAGGTGCTATGGGGCAGCAGATTAGTTTAATCCAAGTTAGAGGAAGTCAAGCTCATATTTTCTTTTGGGACAGAATGGCCTAGGTAGCAAGGGGatagaaaagatggaaaaacaagcaaacaaagctaacaaaaaataacaaggtttagattttgatttttttgtttaatgataGTCTCTCTTCATGGAGCCTAGAATTTGTGTAGTGttctgccatatatatatatatatatatatatatatatatatatatatatataacctggTTTTCTCAGAAACAAATCAGGATATTATTGTCGTATTATAGATCAGGAGTTGGCAAACGTGTTCCTACTGGGGCCTGATAGTAAGAATTTGGGGTTTGCATAACAGAGTCTTTTCTTCTGCACTTATAGAGTGAAAGCAATCACAGATAACATGAAAACAAATAGTGTGGctctgtgtttcaataaaactttataactGCAGGTTGTGGGATAGATTTGGCCCGTGGCCTGTAATTTATTGGCCTCTGttattgatgaagaaactgagggtagATTTTAAAGTTAATGAATCACTGAGGTGATACTAGAATTCAGGTTTCATCTGCCTCCAAACCTAGTTTAATCCACTAAGCTGTATACTGTTTCAGGGCACAAAGTTACTCCTTGGATATACCGTCTCAGAGAAAAGTGCTACTTCTTCTCTAGCAAATTTGCTGTAACTGTTTTTCACAATTGGGAATACTGAGAAAAATCTGCATTCTGAGATATGGGTCGctccttaatattttttctttaacaaatattcatatGGCACTTACTATGTTCCAAAACATGGTTCTAGGTTCTTAATACATTCTAAAGAAGTTAATCTTGACAGCAACCCTATGGAGGAGGcactattattacccccatttaagaaatgaaaaaaactgaggctcagagaggttgagcatCTTATACAAGCTCACCCAGCTAGTAGCTATTGGAACTGAGATTCAAACTGGTGCCATTCAGCATTGGgctgtgttttattgttttgtttttgttttgtttttaaataattgctctATCCTTCCCGTTTGGAGGCATTCTTGGCGAaagttttactatttatttaatctcctgccttcctgcttcccatttttccttctcGTAGGTGATGAACATGCTTTTTTCTCCACACAGGGAGCATCAGCCCAGAATTCCCACCTCCTTCATAATCGGCTCCACAATTCCTCCTTTAGTTCTTGGAGAGAGGCGACAACTCACAAAGGGTAGGTTAATTACAAATTGAAGCATTGGTTGTGGGATTTGGTACATTTCAAACTTCAGAGGAATTTCAATTCACTGGGAATTGCTTAGGCCTGCCCAGAGGCAAAACCACAAAACTCAGTTACTAACCAAACGCAGACGCCCGACCACGTTGCAGGCCTCCGCCTTCCACCCCCCATGGCTGTCAAAGGTGTAGTGTGGTCCTCTTGGTGATCGGTCCTATTATGCAAGATATAGAATGGTAACTCCAGGCAGCGAGTGAAAGCCACGTGGCCTCactcctactttttaaaattttttattatgtgaaGAAAAGGCAGGTGGCATTCCAGAGTCCTGCTTAGGCGTTCTTTTCAGTGACATCCCAACAAGGCCTCAAACTCTGGCCTTCTTAAGCAGCAGCTCTCCAGATAATACTTGTAAATTTTCCTCTAGCAATTTCCATTTTAGAGCTGGCACACTGATTAAATCTATCAGATTTGCTTCcccaaattaaagaaagaaaggaagaaaaggctagtgaggggtggccggttaactcagttggtaaGAGCGTGGTGCCAATAACacgaaggttgctggttcaatccccacatgggccactgcgctctcctttaaaaaaaaaaacaaaaacaaaaaaaacaagtccATGAGTAGCATGTTTTAAGACACCAgagacgttaaaaaaaaaaaaaaaaaaaggttcagacCAAGGATCTTAGCGACCTGATGATTTGAGCCAGTAGAGGAAGGTTGTTATAATGACTTAAAAAATTACACAATTACCAGGTAACACCTGCAAGAGGCAGGTGCAATAAGACTATCACAATACCTGGCTGGGGAACAGGGTGACCAACTGCCCCGGTCTTCCTGGGACAGACAGGCTTTCCCTGGATGTCAGATTTGCAGACTAACACTGGGAAAGTTCTGGGCAAACTGGGGTAAGTCAGTTATCGACTTCAGAAGCTGGAGAATTAGAATGttcagggagaagggaggagagggacaaTTAGGAAGCATGTGGAAGTGGAGGAGTTTAAAGAAAGGTGAACCAGACTCTGCATAGGAGGGTTACTAACTAGTAAGAATAATAACGATGAATAATTACATATAAGTGGCTCTCTCCGAACAGCTCAAATTTGCTGTGTCAAGGCAGTCATTGTTTTGGAGGAAtggttttctaaaatattgtaCAATTCTCTGCCTTATTCAAAAAAACGGTTTCCCGGTGTGACGCAAGCCAATAGGCGCAGCTCTTCTTGGTAGAATGTGCTTGTCAACGTTTGTCCTTTAAACCATCACTTGCTGTTTTGTCCAATACCAGAAGTCCCCAAGTCCCAGTTAGGTTTTTGCTTCCGATCTGCTTTGCTGAGGAAATCAGATAACCCGTTGTAAAGTCTATATAACCAATATCAGAAGACCAGGCTGGCCAGAAATGTGCAGGTAAGACGCAATAGACAGGACTTGAATGGAAGGTTTGATTTTGGTGGTGACTCTACTCatttcctgagattttttttatttttttttatttcaggtttgAGATTATATCCTAAAAGACTGGAATTGTTAAGGGGTTTGACGTCTAGAAAATTCTATGC contains the following coding sequences:
- the KCNJ2 gene encoding inward rectifier potassium channel 2, which produces MGSVRTNRYSIVSSEEDGMKLATMAVANGFGNGKSKVHTRQQCRSRFVKKDGHCNVQFINVGEKGQRYLADIFTTCVDIRWRWMLVIFCLAFVLSWLFFGCVFWLIALLHGDLDAAKESKACVSEVKSFTAAFLFSIETQTTIGYGFRCVTDECPIAVFMVVFQSIVGCIIDAFIIGAVMAKMAKPKKRNETLVFSHNAVIAMRDGKLCLMWRVGNLRKSHLVEAHVRAQLLKSRITSEGEYIPLDQIDINVGFDSGIDRIFLVSPITIVHEIDEDSPLYDLSKQDVDNADFEIVVILEGMVEATAMTTQCRSSYLANEILWGHRYEPVLFEEKHYYKVDYSRFHKTYEVPNTPLCSARDLAEKKYILSNANSFCYENEVALTSKEEDDSENGVPESTSTDTPPDIDLHNQASVPLEPRPLRRESEI